The bacterium genome segment AGAAGGTACGCATCTTTAATATTTTCTTCTAATTCCTCAATAGTCTCTCCTTGCGTCATGACTTCTGGATGTTCAAGAAGTTTACCAAGCCAAAACTTTTCTCCTTTCCAATAAATCATGGTGGTTTTCGTTTTCATGATTA includes the following:
- a CDS encoding type II toxin-antitoxin system HicB family antitoxin gives rise to the protein MKTKTTMIYWKGEKFWLGKLLEHPEVMTQGETIEELEENIKDAYLLMAMDEVPEEHQIKEVAMAI